A genomic region of Diachasmimorpha longicaudata isolate KC_UGA_2023 chromosome 17, iyDiaLong2, whole genome shotgun sequence contains the following coding sequences:
- the Rig gene encoding gem-associated protein 5, translated as MNELTLPPSPNWYLSTALACARDGTIAWGTKASLIVAKHISKDNKALTYATIPNIHTEKINSVVFSPDYGRPGRNLIATGGNDLSVKVWDLKQMKLTSTKSFIESEHKVISVDWSRSDPNLICAISSQGSLLTWQYTFNTSQIFHLGKFTASCLSCSPHNPNLIGIGTKSGLIYIVNSYGKIIHKLRGHDYEIVSLSWCPTPLNIFKEDCPKDYLLASGAKDRFIYIWRPATDGRYEVKVPIPNSPQDNTTHRTKLSSNLFTVVLWVEPGILVANSAFGELLALKLNSVKGNSKPDWRVLHGHHSRAIFSISSYVKPQTGEEIKPSDDDNWRTEKEEMVSKNREIWTTGQERQVICTVLGDEDDTWRTHYSIHTLSGYVYCIAPCPLDTSRIAIGVGDGMLRIWNLSEPHETTCDIITAWQDIKDRVTAIAWHPDKENLLAYGTSEGRVGVYDIFNVSKRPVVFKMHHRKTIYRLEWGPSPSTSHSSNDKNPSTYLLFCCGDGELTCFNYDKPQQEPKVIIKKSCTDIAWKPNYSCLAVGHDDGSISFLNDQLETFGKTIFLLKKPVECLTWHPDSTATDLNLSHFRNYLAASTTSPIITVFDMSAMIEMLNKREQSKDTSQNFYKVLANLSGHSDRIYSLAWSPHISGYLVSGSADNTVQVWNIERQEILGTYTDHWGAVQSVMWSPLDHNFIFSGSSDCSLRVWRFPDQKVVLPTAELIGATNKSKKFAKKSTSTYQTNEKSNGEAIKSMVMSAEALSAEESSDKSLERILNVKEKDKKRGKKVIAYFPNYRKQINDKETVLKSCLELARQVKGFESSQTIFGSKDTLSKILDVERETHWEEGHLMMTVEMSLWDNKLKETITRAMETQSLSDFMVSLAPNLSMKFWREVSEAYANQLIQEGNPMKAASYLLSLHKIHAAIDVLLQGKLYKEAYVIAKCKLDPHDEIFKEINREWLGAVIKSGSFEEAALCLVANGDFSEAARMLTRRKDTSILVTSAKLASMGNNQELSDSIIEEALNLELSKFNYDRCKKLLEEFRNSQYRLIQVEAHEELKKTIDENFETNFVENWLTGKSCYGLIETLKNKFDLMKINTENFSSFYNKLKEVAYPPTDGINRTESMLWLSISKTIALAAAAPDEHRRIQHLVETLGAISHYELMHSGKSAGVQKGLFIRVLSILEKTRPAEENSMFYFEGKDKTRVEGVQKSLRVYLCLGLINWLLETISIIQEDNNETLVNSVVELIGKSLEFAMDQESVKYWIRMTKITKLQNALISSENNEKEIQKSDEQEITMDQNELLKRLEEARQAQKNFIEERVCAPSPILIHSKAVELGTLIQNEEVKSCFEKMVTEAWKSAVIFISEK; from the coding sequence ATGAACGAATTGACTCTTCCCCCCTCGCCAAACTGGTATCTCAGCACGGCATTGGCATGTGCTAGAGATGGTACAATTGCGTGGGGTACAAAAGCAAGTTTAATCGTAGCTAAACATATCTCAAAGGACAACAAAGCTCTCACCTACGCTACCATTCCCAACATTCACACTGAGAAAATAAACTCTGTAGTATTTTCTCCTGACTATGGCCGACCGGGGAGGAACTTAATCGCCACGGGTGGCAATGACCTCAGCGTTAAAGTCTGGGACCTCAAGCAGATGAAGTTGACCTCGACAAAGAGTTTTATTGAATCGGAACACAAAGTAATCAGTGTAGACTGGTCAAGGAGTGACCCTAATTTAATTTGCGCCATTAGCAGTCAAGGATCCCTCCTCACCTGGCAGTATACCTTTAATACTAGTCAAATATTTCACTTAGGCAAGTTCACTGCAAGCTGTCTCTCCTGCAGTCCCCACAACCCCAATCTCATTGGAATAGGCACAAAATCAGGGCTCATTTACATTGTCAACTCTTacggaaaaataatccacaaactTCGTGGTCACGATTACGAAATCGTCAGCCTTTCCTGGTGCCCCACACctctaaatatatttaaagaaGATTGTCCCAAAGACTACCTCCTTGCCTCAGGTGCCAAGGACCGTTTCATCTACATCTGGAGACCTGCAACAGATGGTAGATACGAAGTTAAAGTACCTATTCCCAACTCTCCTCAGGACAACACCACGCACAGAACAAAATTAAGTAGCAACCTTTTCACGGTGGTTCTCTGGGTAGAACCTGGTATTCTCGTTGCTAATTCCGCATTTGGTGAACTTTTGGCTCTTAAACTCAATTCAGTGAAAGGAAATTCGAAGCCAGATTGGAGGGTACTTCATGGTCATCATTCTAGAGCTATCTTCTCAATATCAAGTTACGTTAAACCCCAAACTGGAGAGGAGATCAAGCCATCTGACGATGATAACTGGAGAACAGAAAAAGAGGAAATGGTGTCAAAAAATAGAGAGATCTGGACGACTGGACAGGAGCGTCAGGTAATCTGCACTGTTTTGGGGGATGAAGACGATACTTGGAGAACGCATTACAGCATTCACACACTCTCCGGTTACGTCTACTGCATCGCGCCCTGTCCCTTGGATACCTCAAGGATTGCCATTGGTGTTGGTGATGGAATGTTGAGGATTTGGAATTTATCGGAGCCCCATGAAACTACATGTGATATCATCACTGCTTGGCAAGACATAAAAGACAGAGTAACTGCTATAGCCTGGCATCCTGATAAGGAAAATCTTCTAGCTTATGGAACCAGTGAAGGACGAGTTGGCGTTTACGATATTTTTAACGTTTCCAAACGTCCTGTTGTCTTCAAGATGCATCACAGAAAGACTATCTATCGTCTCGAATGGGGCCCAAGTCCTTCAACGTCACATTCCTCCAATgataaaaatccatcaacGTACTTACTCTTCTGCTGTGGAGATGGAGAGCTTACTTGTTTCAATTATGATAAACCACAGCAAGAGCCTAAGGTGATCATTAAGAAAAGCTGCACCGACATAGCATGGAAACCGAACTACTCTTGTCTAGCTGTTGGCCATGATGATGGATCTATCTCCTTCTTGAATGATCAACTTGAGACTTttggaaaaacaattttcttatTGAAGAAACCAGTCGAGTGTCTCACTTGGCATCCAGACAGCACTGCAACAGATCTTAACTTGTCTCACTTCAGAAATTATCTCGCTGCCTCTACCACCTCTCCCATCATCACTGTTTTTGACATGTCGGCCATGATAGAAATGTTGAATAAGAGGGAGCAGAGTAAAGACACCAGCCAGAATTTCTATAAAGTATTAGCAAATCTCTCTGGACACTCTGACAGAATTTATTCACTTGCCTGGAGTCCCCACATCAGTGGATACCTCGTGTCAGGTAGTGCTGATAATACTGTTCAAGTCTGGAACATTGAACGACAGGAGATACTTGGAACCTACACCGATCACTGGGGTGCTGTCCAATCGGTTATGTGGAGTCCACTGGAtcataatttcatattttctggTTCTTCAGATTGTTCACTCCGTGTTTGGAGATTCCCAGATCAAAAAGTAGTACTTCCAACTGCAGAACTCATCGGTGCAACtaataaatcgaaaaaatttgcCAAGAAATCCACATCAACGTACCAAACAAATGAAAAGTCAAATGGTGAAGCAATTAAGTCAATGGTGATGTCCGCTGAAGCGTTGTCTGCAGAGGAATCCAGTGATAAGTCATTGGAAAGGATACTCAACGTAAAAGAGAAAGATAagaaacgaggaaaaaaagttATCGCCTATTTTCCCAATTACCGAAagcaaataaatgataaagaaACAGTGCTGAAATCTTGTTTGGAGTTGGCGCGACAAGTAAAAGGTTTCGAATCGTCTCAGACGATTTTCGGAAGCAAAGACACACTATCAAAGATCCTCGACGTGGAGAGAGAGACTCATTGGGAGGAGGGACACCTGATGATGACAGTGGAAATGAGTTTGTgggataataaattgaaagaaacCATTACAAGGGCGATGGAGACTCAATCATTGAGTGATTTCATGGTCTCCCTTGCTCCAAACCTCAGCATGAAATTCTGGAGAGAAGTCAGCGAAGCTTACGCCAATCAGCTGATTCAAGAGGGCAATCCAATGAAAGCTGCATCTTATCTCCTGAGTCTCCATAAAATTCATGCAGCAATTGATGTTTTGTTACAGGGAAAATTATACAAAGAAGCTTATGTAATAGCCAAATGCAAATTAGATCCTcatgatgaaatttttaaagagATAAACAGGGAGTGGCTAGGAGCTGTCATCAAGAGTGGCTCTTTCGAGGAAGCTGCACTCTGTTTGGTAGCTAATGGAGATTTCTCAGAGGCTGCACGAATGTTAACGAGGAGAAAGGATACGTCGATACTTGTGACATCTGCTAAATTAGCGAGTATGGGCAACAATCAAGAGTTGAGTGATTCAATCATTGAGGAAGCTTTAAATCTAGAATTGTCAAAGTTCAATTACGATAGGTGTAAGAAGCTGCTGGAGGAATTTCGTAATTCGCAGTATCGATTAATTCAAGTAGAAGCTCATGAGGAATTGAAGAAGACAATTGATGAGAACTTCGAAACGAATTTTGTTGAAAACTGGCTTACGGGGAAATCTTGTTATGGATTAATCGAAACCTTGAAGAACAAGTTTGATTTGATGAAGATAAATACTGAGAATTTCTCCTCGTTCTATAATAAGTTAAAGGAAGTTGCTTATCCTCCGACCGATGGAATCAATCGTACAGAATCAATGCTTTGGCTGTCAATCAGCAAAACTATTGCGTTGGCCGCTGCTGCTCCAGATGAACACCGCAGAATTCAACATCTCGTTGAAACACTAGGGGCCATTTCTCACTATGAATTGATGCATTCAGGGAAATCTGCTGGCGTTCAGAAGGGACTTTTTATCAGAGTTCTTTCCATTTTAGAGAAGACAAGACCTGCGGAAGAAAACTCGATGTTTTATTTCGAGGGGAAAGATAAAACAAGAGTGGAGGGCGTTCAGAAAAGTTTGAGGGTGTATTTGTGTCTCGGACTCATCAACTGGCTGCTGGAGACGATCAGTATAATTCAGGAAGATAATAACGAAACTTTAGTCAATTCCGTCGTAGAACTCATTGGAAAGTCCTTGGAATTTGCCATGGATCAGGAGAGTGTCAAGTACTGGATAAGAATGACTAAAATAACCAAATTGCAAAACGCGTTGATTTCTAGTGAGAATAATGAAAAGGAGATTCAGAAAAGTGATGAGCAGGAAATCACGATGGATCAAAATGAACTGTTAAAGAGACTCGAAGAGGCCAGACAAGCTCAGAAGAACTTTATTGAAGAACGTGTATGTGCACCCAGTCCCAT